Proteins from a single region of Dyadobacter fanqingshengii:
- a CDS encoding DUF1440 domain-containing protein produces the protein MKTSKFAGSGFRTVVWAAFVAGSLDIMAAVVVYAIIMDKTTPVQILLSIASGVFGKGAYEGGNMMAVYGLLFHFLIALAFALLYFLIYQYTAFPGKHKLLSGIIYGIFIWVVMNRIVLPIAFSGMPAASWDAALLGIAIVILAVGLPIAYIIPTGQRIP, from the coding sequence ATGAAAACATCCAAATTTGCCGGGTCCGGTTTCAGGACCGTCGTGTGGGCTGCTTTTGTAGCTGGTTCACTTGACATCATGGCCGCAGTTGTCGTGTACGCGATCATTATGGATAAAACAACACCCGTCCAGATACTCCTGTCCATAGCGAGTGGTGTGTTCGGTAAAGGGGCTTATGAAGGTGGAAATATGATGGCCGTATACGGCCTGCTGTTTCATTTCCTGATCGCACTGGCATTTGCGCTTTTGTATTTTTTGATATACCAATACACTGCATTTCCCGGCAAACACAAACTACTGAGCGGGATCATTTACGGTATTTTTATCTGGGTGGTAATGAATAGGATCGTACTGCCGATCGCATTTTCGGGAATGCCGGCCGCATCCTGGGATGCCGCTTTACTAGGGATAGCCATTGTAATACTAGCCGTTGGCCTGCCCATTGCCTACATCATACCCACAGGACAGCGTATCCCATAA
- a CDS encoding enolase C-terminal domain-like protein produces the protein MLKKDSENISRRDFINRAGVMAVAGALAPELTSASMQFPRPMKTIRIKNVDSNFEREPLNPYRFKGSAITDSWQAIAMLESESGVKKIGIGTQGVLWSDSKVFAGHSESAGNALMYAMSERALQMVKGTTFSDPVKLLDDILPEVLAYGKKITGNPDLRKTFALNALVCVDNAAWLLYAQENNIDQFDKLIPAAYKPGLSYKHEKVASIPSFSVGTSAERIKQAADEGYFIMKLKTGSAGTQQEMIEKDIAFLSAVHKAIGHYETPYTQNGKIPYYFDANGRYEKKETLLRFLDHAKKIGAFDQIAVIEEPFEESNEAFVGDLGVRVAADESAHTVEDAAHRIELGYSAIAVKAIAKTLSMTMKITQLAYEKKVPCFCADLTVNPILVDWNKNVAARLQPFPGMTVGLQETNGHQYYKNWEKLMTFHPKKEGSWVRTQKGVYLTDASFYAESGGILTPSKHYEEMFETTH, from the coding sequence ATGCTAAAAAAAGACAGTGAAAATATATCCCGACGCGATTTTATAAACCGGGCCGGCGTCATGGCTGTGGCAGGTGCCCTGGCCCCGGAACTTACAAGTGCATCCATGCAATTTCCCAGACCCATGAAAACGATAAGGATCAAAAATGTTGATTCCAATTTTGAAAGAGAACCTTTGAATCCATACCGGTTCAAAGGAAGCGCCATTACCGACAGTTGGCAGGCCATTGCAATGCTTGAATCCGAATCGGGCGTTAAAAAGATCGGGATTGGTACGCAGGGCGTGTTATGGTCTGATTCAAAGGTTTTTGCAGGACACTCTGAAAGCGCCGGGAATGCCTTAATGTATGCCATGAGCGAGCGGGCTTTGCAAATGGTAAAGGGCACAACATTCTCAGATCCTGTGAAATTGCTCGATGATATATTGCCGGAGGTTTTGGCCTATGGAAAAAAGATAACAGGGAATCCGGACTTGCGCAAGACATTTGCACTCAATGCGTTGGTGTGTGTTGATAACGCTGCCTGGCTTTTATATGCCCAGGAAAACAACATTGATCAATTTGATAAGCTGATCCCTGCGGCCTACAAACCGGGCCTTTCCTATAAACATGAAAAAGTCGCCAGCATTCCGTCATTCAGCGTTGGAACTTCGGCGGAGCGGATCAAGCAAGCCGCGGATGAAGGTTATTTTATCATGAAATTGAAGACCGGGTCGGCAGGAACACAGCAGGAAATGATCGAAAAGGACATTGCTTTCCTAAGCGCCGTGCATAAGGCAATTGGACATTACGAAACGCCTTACACGCAAAACGGCAAGATCCCTTATTATTTTGATGCAAACGGGCGATATGAGAAGAAGGAAACCTTGCTGCGTTTTCTGGACCATGCCAAAAAAATAGGCGCGTTTGATCAGATTGCGGTGATTGAGGAGCCATTCGAAGAAAGTAATGAAGCTTTTGTGGGCGATTTGGGCGTTCGGGTTGCTGCGGACGAAAGCGCGCACACCGTGGAGGATGCCGCGCACCGCATCGAGCTGGGTTATAGCGCAATTGCAGTCAAGGCGATTGCTAAAACGCTGAGTATGACGATGAAAATAACGCAACTTGCCTACGAGAAGAAAGTGCCATGCTTCTGCGCAGACCTGACCGTTAATCCGATCCTCGTTGACTGGAATAAAAATGTGGCGGCACGTTTACAACCATTTCCGGGTATGACCGTCGGCTTACAGGAAACGAATGGCCATCAGTATTATAAAAACTGGGAAAAGCTGATGACTTTTCATCCCAAAAAAGAAGGTTCCTGGGTTCGCACACAGAAAGGCGTTTACCTTACTGACGCATCATTTTACGCAGAAAGCGGAGGCATTCTTACACCGTCCAAACACTACGAAGAAATGTTTGAGACAACACATTAA
- a CDS encoding FAD binding domain-containing protein, translated as MNSFSYNKAYDVAEAVADIQEHEDARFIAGGTNLLDLMKENVMKPDHLTDINRLDLADITENEEGGLTLGALATNADTAWNELVEQRYPLLAKAILAGASPQLRNMATNGGNLFQRTRCYYFYDTATACNKREPGSGCSAINGINRIHAILGTSEHCIATHPSDMCVALAALDAKVNVTGPNGNRTLEFADFHRLPENTPHLDNNINPGELVTSIDLPPSNFTKNVFYLKVRDRQSYAFALVSVAAALELEGDVIKDIRVAMGGVAHKPWRRRDVEESYIGKAASTENFRELAETMLAGAIGFGGNTFKIELAKRAIVRALNEALKSGENL; from the coding sequence ATGAACAGTTTTTCATACAACAAAGCCTATGACGTCGCAGAAGCTGTGGCGGACATTCAGGAGCATGAAGATGCCAGATTCATTGCCGGCGGCACCAATTTGCTGGATCTGATGAAGGAGAATGTGATGAAACCGGATCATTTGACGGACATTAACCGGCTGGATCTGGCGGATATTACAGAAAATGAAGAAGGCGGACTGACCCTCGGCGCACTGGCGACCAATGCAGACACGGCCTGGAACGAGCTGGTTGAGCAACGCTATCCGCTTCTCGCAAAAGCTATTCTTGCAGGCGCATCTCCACAATTGCGCAATATGGCGACCAATGGTGGAAACCTGTTCCAACGCACGCGCTGCTATTATTTTTACGACACCGCCACTGCCTGCAACAAGCGCGAGCCCGGGTCAGGATGTTCCGCGATAAACGGGATTAACCGCATTCACGCCATTTTAGGAACAAGTGAACATTGTATTGCTACACACCCGTCGGATATGTGCGTTGCGCTCGCAGCATTGGATGCGAAGGTAAATGTCACCGGCCCCAACGGTAACAGAACGCTGGAATTTGCCGATTTTCACCGTTTGCCGGAGAATACGCCTCATTTGGATAACAACATCAACCCGGGAGAACTCGTCACTTCTATTGATCTTCCGCCGAGTAATTTTACCAAAAATGTTTTCTACCTGAAAGTCCGCGACCGTCAGTCTTATGCGTTTGCATTGGTTTCGGTTGCTGCCGCATTGGAACTGGAAGGTGATGTGATCAAAGACATCCGGGTTGCCATGGGCGGTGTGGCGCATAAGCCATGGCGCCGCCGGGACGTGGAGGAAAGTTACATTGGGAAGGCTGCTTCAACTGAAAATTTCCGGGAACTGGCCGAAACAATGCTGGCCGGCGCGATCGGGTTTGGTGGTAACACTTTTAAAATTGAGTTGGCTAAAAGAGCCATTGTCCGTGCTTTGAATGAGGCGCTTAAATCAGGTGAAAATTTATGA
- a CDS encoding (2Fe-2S)-binding protein translates to MRTETAVLQEPVAKKRELPEFKWVNLTINGQSFKLKLQPWVSLLDAIREYAGLTGTKKGCDHGQCGACTVLINGKRINSCLTLAVMKDGEAITTIEGLSDGAVNHPLQDAFIEHDAFQCGYCTPGQICSAVGMINEGRAHSLEDVQELMSGNICRCGAYNNINAAIMEVKSKMA, encoded by the coding sequence ATGAGAACTGAAACAGCAGTTTTGCAAGAACCTGTCGCTAAAAAGCGGGAATTACCTGAATTTAAATGGGTAAACCTGACGATCAACGGACAGTCTTTCAAACTTAAATTACAACCCTGGGTAAGCCTGCTTGACGCGATCAGGGAATATGCAGGATTGACCGGAACAAAAAAAGGATGCGACCACGGCCAATGCGGCGCATGCACCGTGCTCATTAACGGCAAACGGATTAATTCCTGCCTCACCCTCGCAGTGATGAAAGACGGCGAGGCTATTACTACCATCGAAGGTCTTTCGGACGGGGCTGTAAATCATCCTTTGCAAGATGCATTTATAGAACACGATGCATTTCAGTGCGGCTATTGTACGCCGGGACAGATTTGCTCCGCTGTGGGCATGATCAACGAGGGCCGGGCACATTCCCTGGAAGATGTTCAGGAACTGATGAGCGGCAACATATGCCGTTGCGGTGCCTATAACAACATCAATGCAGCCATTATGGAAGTTAAATCTAAAATGGCATGA